In Treponema primitia ZAS-2, a genomic segment contains:
- a CDS encoding carbohydrate ABC transporter permease, with protein sequence METPLLRKAPLNWRIAAYFLMVAFAVLTIFPLVWLGYSSLKPHAEIVLHPLRLPQHPSLNNYFRAWELGNLGTALLNSFIYTIVATVATLFLSLAAAFGIVKFHFKSSAFFTAAFAVGLMITVHAVIIPLFLAEVKVGIINRRIGVILPYIAFDLPMSVMIAISYIRGIPDALIESAEMDGAKYRHIFWAMIVPLSTPVIATMVILSFLRHWNEFLFVFIFTTKASMKSLPVAITLFAGRNNIEYGMQYAALVIGIIPMIIFYFFFHAQLIKGFGEGALKE encoded by the coding sequence ATGGAAACACCATTACTGCGCAAAGCGCCCCTCAATTGGCGTATAGCCGCATACTTTTTAATGGTAGCCTTTGCGGTGCTGACCATATTTCCCCTGGTGTGGCTTGGGTACTCCAGCCTTAAACCCCATGCGGAAATCGTTCTTCACCCCCTGCGCCTGCCTCAGCACCCATCGCTGAACAATTATTTCAGGGCCTGGGAATTGGGCAATCTGGGCACGGCGCTGTTAAATAGTTTTATTTACACCATTGTAGCTACCGTAGCGACACTGTTCCTGTCCCTGGCTGCTGCTTTCGGAATTGTCAAATTCCACTTTAAAAGCAGCGCCTTTTTTACCGCCGCCTTTGCCGTAGGGCTTATGATTACCGTCCATGCGGTGATCATCCCCCTGTTTCTCGCGGAGGTAAAAGTGGGGATCATAAACCGGCGTATCGGGGTAATTTTGCCCTATATCGCCTTTGATCTTCCCATGTCGGTGATGATCGCCATTTCCTATATCAGAGGTATACCGGACGCGCTGATAGAATCGGCGGAAATGGATGGCGCCAAATACCGGCATATTTTCTGGGCCATGATAGTGCCCCTGTCTACTCCGGTGATCGCCACCATGGTGATCCTGTCTTTTCTGCGGCATTGGAACGAATTTCTCTTTGTGTTTATTTTTACCACCAAGGCGTCCATGAAAAGCCTCCCGGTGGCGATTACCCTGTTTGCAGGGCGGAACAACATTGAATACGGAATGCAGTACGCAGCGTTGGTGATCGGTATCATTCCTATGATAATTTTTTACTTCTTTTTCCATGCCCAGCTGATTAAGGGTTTTGGGGAAGGGGCACTTAAAGAATAA